A genomic window from Haladaptatus caseinilyticus includes:
- a CDS encoding NOP5/NOP56 family protein, which produces MTELDADGWFAGVSPDDADAGARAIREGNADTPSDWPQQAVEVDFATDESDYYAKLRTASIRATREAVTERERADDRQLVHAVRAMDDCESEANELAERVAEWAGTLYPEARTGIDYARTLADSDPETTVEERLVSLAQRVVDLADERDDLRTFVERQAPAVAPNLADLAGPVLAARLIALAGGLESLAKMPGGTVQVLGAENALFAHLRGHASSPKHGIIYTHEYVRNTAHDQRGSAARTLSGKLVIAARIDHYSGEHNPELKEELDRRMEAIRSRGDDE; this is translated from the coding sequence ATGACCGAATTAGACGCCGACGGGTGGTTTGCAGGCGTCTCGCCGGATGACGCAGATGCGGGCGCACGAGCTATCCGGGAGGGGAATGCCGATACACCGAGCGACTGGCCACAGCAAGCCGTCGAGGTGGACTTTGCTACGGACGAATCGGACTACTACGCCAAATTACGGACAGCTAGCATTCGGGCAACCCGTGAGGCAGTCACGGAACGCGAACGGGCGGACGACCGCCAACTCGTTCACGCGGTTCGTGCGATGGACGACTGCGAATCCGAGGCGAACGAACTCGCCGAACGAGTCGCTGAATGGGCCGGTACCCTCTACCCAGAGGCGAGGACTGGCATCGACTATGCACGAACGCTCGCCGATAGTGATCCGGAAACAACAGTCGAAGAGCGATTGGTATCGCTTGCTCAGCGCGTCGTGGATCTCGCGGACGAACGTGACGACCTCCGAACGTTCGTGGAGCGGCAAGCCCCCGCAGTCGCACCGAACCTCGCAGACCTCGCCGGACCGGTGCTCGCCGCACGACTCATCGCGTTGGCGGGAGGTCTCGAATCGCTTGCGAAGATGCCCGGCGGAACGGTGCAGGTTCTCGGAGCGGAAAACGCCCTGTTCGCGCATCTCCGCGGGCATGCGTCCTCGCCAAAACACGGAATCATCTACACGCACGAGTACGTCCGAAACACCGCTCACGACCAGCGCGGGTCGGCGGCCCGCACGCTTTCGGGCAAACTCGTCATCGCGGCTCGAATCGACCACTATTCGGGGGAGCACAACCCCGAACTGAAGGAGGAACTCGACCGCCGTATGGAGGCGATTCGGTCACGAGGTGATGACGAATGA
- a CDS encoding methylated-DNA--[protein]-cysteine S-methyltransferase — protein sequence MHTELWGWEVEIDESLVSASPDEISEQIAEYAEGDREEFDLDVEFPESFTGRVMDAMADVPRGETRTYGDIAGTLDTAAVAVGQACGRNPVPVIVPCHRVVAANGLGGYSGGTDDRLTLKKRLLDLESR from the coding sequence ATGCACACGGAACTCTGGGGTTGGGAGGTCGAAATCGATGAGTCGCTCGTCTCGGCCTCGCCCGACGAAATCAGCGAACAGATCGCCGAATACGCCGAGGGCGACCGCGAGGAGTTCGACCTCGACGTCGAGTTTCCGGAGTCGTTTACCGGACGAGTCATGGATGCGATGGCGGACGTACCGCGCGGCGAGACCCGAACGTACGGCGACATCGCCGGTACGCTCGACACCGCTGCGGTCGCCGTCGGTCAGGCCTGTGGCCGAAATCCGGTTCCGGTTATCGTCCCCTGTCATCGTGTCGTGGCGGCGAACGGGTTAGGTGGTTACTCCGGTGGCACCGACGACCGTTTGACGCTCAAAAAACGACTGCTCGATCTCGAATCGCGGTAA
- a CDS encoding molybdenum cofactor guanylyltransferase — MPAAVILAGGRSTRFGEKDKAVADLAGVPMLRRVADRIEGVIDDLVINCREDQRESIVDAMRDYAQPITFAIDRDPDRGPMAGIRSGLAACDAEYAFVVACDMPFVDSELVSYLFETAHGYEAAVPQLEDGWFQTTHAVYQPNVMVEACDIALEQDERKIIEPLFELDYRVVDAEDLREHGSLESFENINTRREFDAASQRFRP; from the coding sequence ATGCCAGCAGCAGTCATTCTTGCGGGGGGTCGTTCGACGCGGTTTGGCGAGAAAGACAAAGCGGTTGCCGACCTCGCTGGCGTTCCGATGCTCCGCCGAGTCGCGGACAGAATCGAGGGTGTCATCGACGATCTCGTCATCAATTGTCGGGAGGATCAGCGCGAATCGATTGTCGATGCGATGCGCGACTACGCCCAGCCGATTACGTTCGCCATCGACCGTGACCCCGATCGAGGGCCGATGGCGGGAATCCGAAGCGGACTCGCGGCCTGCGACGCCGAATACGCGTTCGTCGTCGCTTGCGACATGCCGTTCGTCGATTCCGAACTGGTGAGCTACCTGTTCGAAACGGCGCACGGTTACGAAGCCGCGGTGCCCCAACTCGAAGACGGATGGTTTCAGACGACACACGCAGTCTACCAACCGAACGTGATGGTCGAAGCCTGCGATATCGCGCTCGAGCAAGACGAACGAAAAATCATCGAGCCGTTGTTCGAACTCGACTATCGAGTGGTCGACGCGGAGGACCTACGCGAGCATGGGTCGCTCGAATCGTTCGAAAATATCAACACTCGCCGGGAGTTCGACGCCGCAAGTCAACGGTTTCGTCCCTGA
- the paaA gene encoding 1,2-phenylacetyl-CoA epoxidase subunit PaaA: protein MDLDTVKERAGPRQFSPKDEMPKEYRKAATRMIQFHANSEIMGAYLERPFIRQAPSLDRKLACSAKVQDEIGHGQLLYRAAESLGIKTREQMLDELANGEGKFLNCFHYKMEKWWETPMIAFFVDGAAMRRQATLKRTSWEPYAHAMDKVCFEEGFHVKHGEDIMRELAMGSKKEQELMQDAFEEWWPRIIQFFGPTNDKSTHHDFSANVGLKTMSNDDLRNAFLNAYIPKAKKYGLEIPDEPRIEHDEETGTYKVREDDLDWDEFFQIAKNSYEPGVGQINGRKNAQDAVEWVRDVLDDWETGSSNTPVAAD, encoded by the coding sequence ATGGACTTAGACACCGTCAAAGAGCGGGCGGGTCCCCGGCAGTTCAGTCCCAAGGACGAAATGCCGAAGGAGTACCGCAAAGCCGCAACCCGCATGATTCAGTTCCACGCGAACTCTGAAATCATGGGAGCGTACCTCGAACGGCCGTTCATCCGACAAGCGCCGAGTCTCGACCGCAAGTTGGCATGCAGTGCAAAGGTACAGGACGAAATCGGCCACGGTCAGTTGCTCTACCGGGCCGCGGAGTCGCTCGGTATCAAAACCCGTGAGCAGATGCTCGACGAGTTAGCGAACGGCGAAGGCAAGTTCCTGAACTGTTTCCACTACAAGATGGAGAAGTGGTGGGAGACCCCGATGATCGCGTTCTTCGTGGACGGCGCAGCGATGCGCCGGCAGGCGACTCTGAAGCGGACGAGTTGGGAACCCTACGCACACGCGATGGACAAGGTGTGTTTCGAGGAAGGATTCCACGTCAAACACGGCGAGGATATCATGCGCGAACTGGCGATGGGATCGAAAAAGGAGCAGGAACTCATGCAGGACGCCTTCGAAGAGTGGTGGCCACGTATCATCCAGTTCTTCGGACCGACAAACGACAAAAGTACCCATCACGACTTTTCCGCCAACGTCGGGTTGAAAACGATGTCGAACGACGACCTTCGAAACGCGTTCCTCAACGCCTACATCCCGAAGGCGAAAAAGTACGGATTGGAGATTCCGGACGAACCCCGAATCGAGCATGACGAGGAAACGGGCACGTACAAGGTTCGTGAAGATGACCTCGACTGGGACGAGTTCTTCCAGATCGCGAAGAACAGCTACGAACCCGGTGTCGGGCAGATAAACGGCCGCAAGAACGCACAGGACGCGGTCGAATGGGTTCGTGACGTACTGGACGACTGGGAAACGGGCAGTTCGAACACGCCGGTGGCAGCTGATTAA
- the paaE gene encoding 1,2-phenylacetyl-CoA epoxidase subunit PaaE, with translation MRRLDPSVTTSGEDKGAECPYCGSTDTHREHPKGPSLCRSMHFCNGCEQPFEKFE, from the coding sequence ATGAGACGACTCGACCCGAGCGTAACGACAAGCGGCGAGGACAAGGGCGCGGAGTGTCCGTACTGTGGTTCGACCGATACGCACCGCGAGCATCCAAAAGGGCCGTCGTTGTGCCGGTCGATGCACTTCTGTAACGGCTGTGAACAGCCGTTCGAGAAGTTCGAATAG
- a CDS encoding class I SAM-dependent methyltransferase translates to MAGLYAHPEYYEIAFDFRDVSDEVDFFENCIDRFGDGTTDVDSVFEIACGPSPYLIELDARGYEFTGLDNSSEMISHSIEKARKYDIEATFLKRDMADFYLPERVDFAFCALGSLYLDSNDALRTHLESVADSLTPGSLYCIDGSIDFPGGTSSTHEWETTRGDTTVEFGIEQEPTNAAEQLARQRITTKVDDGEEIHTFREEHEIKTFAPQEFRMIAEDSDFELVGWFDSFDLSKPVAKCKPGTLHRPMTILRSQ, encoded by the coding sequence ATGGCCGGTCTCTACGCGCATCCGGAGTACTACGAAATTGCCTTCGACTTCCGGGACGTGTCTGACGAAGTGGATTTCTTCGAAAACTGTATCGATCGATTTGGTGACGGAACGACCGATGTAGACTCGGTTTTTGAAATCGCCTGCGGGCCATCGCCGTACCTCATCGAACTCGACGCTCGTGGATACGAATTCACAGGGCTCGATAACTCCTCCGAGATGATTTCCCACTCCATCGAAAAGGCTCGCAAATACGATATCGAGGCGACATTTCTGAAACGAGATATGGCCGACTTCTACCTCCCGGAACGAGTCGATTTCGCCTTTTGTGCGCTCGGATCGCTCTATCTCGATTCGAACGACGCACTTCGGACCCACCTCGAATCCGTTGCGGATTCACTGACCCCTGGGTCACTGTATTGCATCGACGGCTCTATCGACTTTCCCGGCGGGACTTCTTCGACACACGAATGGGAGACGACGCGTGGGGACACGACTGTCGAATTCGGTATCGAGCAGGAACCGACGAACGCGGCGGAACAGTTAGCCCGTCAGAGGATTACGACGAAAGTAGACGATGGCGAAGAAATACACACCTTCCGCGAGGAGCACGAAATTAAGACCTTCGCACCACAAGAGTTCCGAATGATAGCCGAAGACAGTGATTTCGAACTCGTCGGCTGGTTCGATAGTTTCGACCTCTCGAAACCGGTTGCGAAGTGTAAACCAGGAACGCTCCATCGTCCGATGACGATCCTTCGGAGTCAGTAA
- a CDS encoding fibrillarin-like rRNA/tRNA 2'-O-methyltransferase codes for MSDNDHKSDLPTGVERRQFGGENRLATRGSPVYGEPTDGGWRCWDARRSKLAAMMEHGMETGLLGDETVLYLGAASGTTVSHVADFSGATYGVEFAPRPTRDLLDVAESRENLFPLLKDARKPATYAHVVEANVDIIIQDVATRGQARVACENRQFLKDDGRLLLAVKARSEDVASDPETVFDHAQDSLREQYEIVETRRLEPFHTDHLGVVAVPR; via the coding sequence ATGAGTGATAACGATCACAAATCGGACCTTCCAACAGGTGTCGAGCGCAGACAGTTCGGCGGTGAGAACCGACTCGCGACGCGAGGGTCGCCCGTGTACGGCGAACCAACCGACGGTGGCTGGCGGTGCTGGGACGCCCGGCGCTCGAAACTGGCCGCGATGATGGAACACGGCATGGAAACCGGCCTGTTGGGAGATGAGACGGTACTTTACCTCGGGGCGGCCAGCGGAACGACCGTGAGCCACGTGGCCGACTTCTCGGGTGCGACCTATGGGGTCGAATTCGCGCCACGGCCGACCCGGGACTTGCTCGACGTAGCGGAATCCCGCGAGAACCTCTTCCCGCTGCTAAAAGACGCCCGAAAACCGGCGACCTACGCGCACGTCGTCGAGGCAAACGTCGATATCATCATTCAAGACGTGGCGACTCGCGGGCAAGCACGAGTCGCCTGCGAGAACCGACAGTTCCTCAAAGACGATGGACGACTTCTTCTCGCGGTGAAAGCCAGAAGTGAGGACGTGGCGAGCGACCCGGAGACCGTGTTCGACCACGCACAGGACTCCCTCCGGGAACAGTACGAAATCGTGGAAACACGGCGGCTCGAACCGTTCCACACCGACCATCTCGGTGTCGTCGCAGTTCCCCGGTAG
- the paaD gene encoding 1,2-phenylacetyl-CoA epoxidase subunit PaaD, translating into MSNEPQKYDIESEPTACAYTDYSKRGQSPDELPATGEEATGLEKRIWDALYDIEDPEMPISIVDLGLIYGVEVKGDTATVVMTLTYTGCPARKMLTEEIEDAVAGVEGVEDADLELVWSPPWSIEMVTEQGKDDLREFGLSI; encoded by the coding sequence ATGAGTAACGAACCACAAAAATACGATATCGAGTCGGAACCGACGGCTTGCGCGTACACCGACTATTCGAAGCGGGGGCAGTCGCCCGACGAGCTACCCGCAACCGGCGAGGAAGCAACCGGACTCGAAAAAAGAATCTGGGACGCCCTTTACGACATCGAAGATCCGGAGATGCCGATCAGTATCGTCGATTTAGGCCTGATCTATGGGGTCGAGGTCAAGGGAGACACGGCGACGGTCGTTATGACCCTCACGTACACCGGGTGCCCGGCGCGGAAAATGCTGACAGAGGAAATCGAGGACGCGGTTGCGGGCGTCGAGGGTGTCGAGGATGCTGATCTCGAACTCGTCTGGAGTCCGCCGTGGTCCATCGAAATGGTCACCGAGCAGGGCAAAGATGACCTGCGGGAGTTCGGACTGAGCATATGA
- a CDS encoding winged helix-turn-helix domain-containing protein — translation MSGDDIDNDRNDADDAGDEIPVDTGGDEESNDEKPLSRGRKRLGEEADKAVEGFDQGIVDLLSWVLDTETRARIYVYLRKHPGSTSEEIAEGTGLYPSTVRESLAELHEETKVSREKRESAGAGNNPYEYTAIAPSELVGSIVDQVQGELNTVFNLDSHLNDEATETEPVSIEVEDISDGAHEGTDEDDRDESDEE, via the coding sequence ATGTCTGGGGATGACATCGACAACGACCGAAACGACGCCGACGACGCTGGTGACGAGATACCCGTCGATACGGGTGGGGATGAAGAGTCGAACGATGAGAAGCCACTGTCGCGCGGACGAAAACGCCTCGGAGAGGAGGCCGACAAGGCTGTCGAAGGGTTCGACCAGGGGATCGTCGATCTGCTTTCGTGGGTGCTCGATACCGAAACCCGCGCTCGGATTTACGTGTACCTTCGAAAACACCCGGGGAGTACGAGCGAGGAAATCGCCGAGGGGACGGGTCTGTATCCGAGTACGGTCCGCGAATCGTTGGCCGAACTGCACGAGGAAACAAAGGTTAGCCGTGAGAAACGCGAGAGTGCCGGAGCCGGAAACAACCCTTACGAGTATACCGCAATCGCGCCGAGCGAACTCGTCGGCAGTATCGTCGATCAGGTGCAGGGAGAACTCAACACCGTGTTCAATCTCGACAGCCATCTGAACGACGAGGCGACCGAGACGGAACCCGTGAGTATCGAAGTCGAAGATATTTCCGACGGCGCCCATGAGGGGACAGACGAGGACGACCGGGACGAGTCGGACGAAGAGTAA
- the paaC gene encoding 1,2-phenylacetyl-CoA epoxidase subunit PaaC — protein MSALAGPDELSDEEQAAVESLLYRLADDELVLAERYTEWQVRAPTLESDLAISNIAQDELGHARLWYDLLQDFGYTESELIFERDPSDFRHSTLVELPFESGDWADAIVRGYLYDVAEQLRLEALEDTSYPRIADRVAKIRSEENYHLEHAQNWLERLASDDDGRDRVQAAVDRLFPYALTLFENGDASTDIDDLGIRTESLESMREQWLDTVVPFLASLGISVADEIQNGNPNQLLPEDLGRDGSHTDDWDDLHDEMTRSYRELGRNEAHRIMPDPDEE, from the coding sequence ATGTCAGCACTTGCCGGACCGGACGAACTAAGCGACGAGGAGCAGGCCGCGGTCGAATCGTTGCTCTACCGCCTCGCGGACGACGAACTCGTCCTCGCGGAACGGTACACCGAATGGCAGGTTCGCGCGCCGACGCTCGAATCCGATCTCGCCATCTCGAACATCGCGCAGGACGAACTGGGCCACGCCCGACTCTGGTACGACCTCTTGCAGGATTTCGGCTACACGGAGTCCGAACTCATCTTCGAGCGCGACCCGAGCGACTTCCGACACTCGACGCTCGTGGAACTCCCGTTCGAGTCGGGCGACTGGGCCGACGCCATCGTTCGCGGATACCTCTACGATGTGGCCGAACAACTTCGACTCGAGGCGCTCGAAGATACGAGTTACCCGCGAATCGCGGACCGTGTCGCGAAAATCCGCAGCGAAGAGAACTACCACCTCGAACACGCCCAGAACTGGCTCGAACGACTAGCGAGCGACGACGACGGGAGGGACCGCGTGCAGGCGGCAGTTGACCGACTGTTCCCGTATGCCTTGACGCTGTTCGAGAATGGCGATGCGAGTACGGACATCGACGACCTCGGTATCCGAACCGAATCGCTGGAGTCGATGCGCGAACAGTGGCTCGACACCGTCGTTCCGTTCCTCGCGTCGTTGGGCATTAGCGTAGCGGATGAAATCCAGAACGGCAATCCGAACCAACTACTCCCCGAGGACCTCGGACGGGACGGGAGCCATACCGACGACTGGGACGATTTGCACGACGAGATGACGCGGTCGTACCGTGAACTCGGACGAAATGAAGCCCACCGGATCATGCCGGACCCCGACGAGGAGTAA
- the yqeC gene encoding selenium cofactor biosynthesis protein YqeC: MDLVGALAADSNLICVVGAGGKKSTLYALAQRIDHAVVTATVRIPIFDEQVADVFVTETPEDALESVEEWPVGVVPEQERFDRYRGYDPETVAELADSDADVDSILVKADGARTRLLKAPKEQEPQLPSNADVVVPIASARAVGKPLTDEFVHRPERVSKLTELQMGEEIHASDVAAVLASEHGGLKDVPDGATAIPVVNMVDDDRLENVGREIAEQVLSETDVPRVVLTKMTARNPVVAVVK, encoded by the coding sequence ATGGACCTCGTGGGGGCACTCGCAGCCGACTCGAACCTCATCTGTGTCGTCGGCGCGGGTGGAAAAAAATCGACACTGTATGCGCTGGCGCAGCGTATCGACCACGCAGTCGTCACTGCGACGGTTCGAATCCCCATCTTCGACGAGCAGGTCGCGGACGTGTTCGTCACCGAAACTCCAGAGGATGCGCTCGAATCGGTCGAAGAGTGGCCCGTTGGTGTCGTGCCGGAACAGGAACGTTTCGATCGTTATCGAGGTTACGACCCGGAAACGGTGGCGGAACTAGCCGACTCCGACGCCGATGTCGACTCGATTCTCGTCAAAGCTGACGGTGCTCGAACTCGATTGCTGAAAGCCCCGAAAGAGCAAGAGCCACAGCTCCCGTCGAACGCGGACGTCGTAGTTCCGATTGCGAGTGCTCGCGCAGTCGGCAAACCGCTGACTGATGAGTTCGTCCATCGGCCCGAACGAGTCTCGAAACTAACCGAACTGCAGATGGGTGAAGAAATCCACGCATCGGACGTTGCCGCAGTGCTGGCGAGCGAACACGGAGGTTTGAAGGACGTTCCCGATGGCGCGACTGCGATTCCGGTCGTGAACATGGTGGACGACGATCGACTGGAGAACGTCGGAAGGGAAATCGCAGAGCAGGTGCTGTCGGAGACGGACGTCCCTCGTGTCGTGCTCACGAAGATGACGGCTCGGAATCCTGTGGTAGCAGTAGTCAAATGA
- a CDS encoding helix-turn-helix domain-containing protein → MIDECLVVEFAVTGDDCPLAEASRTTGVHIDCQPPQHRDDGYALLRFSASDKSDGLVEVLDGDDRIRYLHVSTTDGRQNFRCLSKHPCVVHELTDVGFMAESLRYRDGSATFTGAVVGHDVLQGVLEAAGETVGMQLKRVHQLGSEDETVVAQQWDVTPAQERALRTASEMGYFGVPRETTASEVADELGISKSAFLERIHRAERSLFTQMFA, encoded by the coding sequence ATGATCGATGAGTGTCTCGTCGTCGAGTTCGCCGTCACCGGGGACGATTGTCCACTCGCCGAGGCATCGAGAACGACGGGTGTTCATATCGACTGTCAACCCCCACAGCATCGAGACGACGGATACGCCCTCCTGCGATTCAGTGCCTCCGATAAAAGCGATGGTCTCGTGGAAGTTCTCGACGGAGATGACCGAATCAGATACCTTCACGTTTCGACGACTGACGGTCGGCAAAATTTCAGATGTCTTTCGAAACATCCCTGTGTCGTCCACGAACTGACCGATGTAGGGTTCATGGCTGAATCGCTTCGCTACCGCGATGGTAGCGCGACGTTCACCGGTGCAGTCGTCGGCCACGATGTGCTACAGGGTGTTCTCGAAGCTGCAGGGGAGACTGTCGGGATGCAGCTAAAGCGCGTCCATCAACTCGGTTCCGAGGACGAAACGGTGGTTGCCCAGCAATGGGACGTCACGCCGGCACAAGAACGCGCCCTCCGAACCGCGTCCGAGATGGGATACTTCGGCGTCCCTCGCGAGACGACTGCGAGTGAAGTCGCCGACGAGCTCGGCATCAGTAAGTCGGCATTTTTGGAACGAATTCATCGTGCTGAGCGGTCGCTGTTTACACAGATGTTTGCCTGA
- a CDS encoding glutamate--cysteine ligase has protein sequence MDLGSAENFTEMGTLGVEEEFFVVDERGVPTAGTDELVYETDPPKILTDRLDHELFKCVIETQTPKTTLADVEEDVRAVREALVEHAGSQGFGIAAAGLHPGAKWRELKHAEKERYRAQLERIQYPQHRNTTAGLHVHVGVDDADAAVWVANEIRWYLPVMLALSVNSPYWDGYDTGLQSARAKIFEGLPNTGMPTDFDSFEEFSEFERMMVECGSINDRGELWYDVRPHSGHGTVEVRTPDGQADPERVLAFVEYTHALITDLVERYEDGETGYRHRRELLDENKWRAMRYGHEASFIRRDREGEISLGAVVERECDRLGISGIGDLYDGESGSECQRRIRTENGFEALCESLLL, from the coding sequence ATGGATTTGGGTTCGGCCGAGAATTTCACGGAAATGGGCACCCTTGGCGTCGAAGAGGAGTTCTTCGTCGTCGATGAGCGAGGCGTCCCAACCGCAGGCACTGACGAACTCGTCTACGAGACCGACCCTCCGAAAATCCTCACAGACCGTCTCGACCACGAGTTGTTCAAATGCGTCATCGAAACGCAGACTCCGAAGACGACGCTCGCGGACGTCGAAGAGGACGTTCGCGCGGTCCGCGAAGCGCTCGTTGAGCACGCGGGGTCGCAAGGATTTGGCATCGCCGCGGCAGGTCTCCACCCGGGTGCGAAGTGGCGAGAACTGAAACACGCGGAGAAGGAGCGATATCGAGCGCAGCTCGAACGTATCCAGTATCCACAACACCGAAACACGACCGCAGGGTTGCACGTTCACGTCGGCGTTGACGACGCGGACGCGGCGGTTTGGGTGGCGAACGAAATCCGTTGGTATCTTCCCGTAATGTTGGCGCTCTCCGTTAATTCGCCGTACTGGGACGGTTACGACACGGGACTGCAATCCGCACGCGCAAAGATTTTTGAGGGGCTCCCGAACACTGGAATGCCAACCGATTTCGATTCCTTCGAGGAGTTCTCGGAGTTCGAGCGGATGATGGTTGAATGTGGGTCGATAAACGACCGTGGTGAACTCTGGTACGACGTACGTCCTCACTCCGGACATGGGACCGTCGAAGTTCGAACGCCGGACGGGCAGGCCGACCCGGAGCGAGTGTTAGCATTCGTCGAGTATACCCACGCACTCATCACGGATCTCGTCGAACGATACGAGGACGGCGAAACGGGCTACCGTCACCGCCGGGAACTACTGGACGAGAACAAGTGGCGCGCGATGCGGTACGGTCACGAGGCCTCGTTCATCCGTCGGGACCGCGAGGGAGAAATCTCGCTCGGGGCAGTCGTCGAGCGTGAATGTGACCGGCTTGGCATCTCCGGTATCGGGGACCTCTACGACGGCGAAAGCGGTTCGGAGTGCCAACGACGTATCCGCACCGAAAACGGATTCGAGGCGCTTTGCGAGTCACTTCTTCTGTAA
- a CDS encoding DUF2196 domain-containing protein, with protein MSAERPTREELRRGMTVEIEQTNAENADEAEPLRGDIAKILSEGETEPGGVKVELESGITGRVKSVVVE; from the coding sequence ATGTCTGCAGAGCGACCAACACGAGAGGAATTGCGTCGAGGAATGACCGTCGAAATCGAGCAGACGAACGCCGAGAACGCCGATGAAGCCGAACCGCTTCGGGGGGATATCGCCAAAATCCTTTCCGAAGGGGAGACCGAACCTGGCGGCGTCAAAGTCGAACTGGAATCGGGTATCACCGGACGGGTGAAAAGCGTCGTCGTGGAGTGA
- the paaB gene encoding 1,2-phenylacetyl-CoA epoxidase subunit PaaB encodes MIWEVFRQDEAGKYHTHCGNVHAPDRDMALMFAQIQHGRRKPTNSIWVVPKDEIAEVDADETAFGGTTDKSYRWVMAYNRIDTSFAEEIEDSEAEQEEADRQRGEA; translated from the coding sequence ATGATCTGGGAAGTATTTCGGCAGGACGAGGCAGGTAAGTACCACACCCACTGCGGAAACGTTCACGCGCCGGACCGCGACATGGCGCTCATGTTCGCCCAAATTCAGCACGGACGACGCAAACCGACGAACAGTATCTGGGTCGTTCCGAAGGACGAAATCGCCGAAGTCGATGCCGACGAAACCGCTTTCGGCGGCACGACGGACAAATCCTATCGCTGGGTGATGGCGTACAACCGTATCGACACCAGTTTCGCGGAGGAAATCGAGGATTCGGAGGCAGAGCAGGAAGAGGCTGACCGCCAGCGGGGTGAGGCATAA